CGAAGTCGCGCGGGGTGGGCAGGATCCGGCCGAGGCTGCCGGGCAGCAGGTCGCTCGCCCACAACCGGTGCGCCGTCTCGCGGGCTTGGTCGGCCGAGTCGGCCCAGCACACCTTGAACCCGCCCTGGACCGGCCCGCGGCCACCGGCCTCCCGGTAGGAGTGCACCAGCTCGCCGTCCGGCATCACCGTGGCGAAGCCGTCCGCGATCTTCGCGATCCGGCGCGCGATCTTGGGCCCGAACGCCGACACGTAGATCGGCACCGGCTGCTCCGGCAGCGTGTAGATGCGGGCCTGCTCGACGGTGTAGTGCTTGCCGTAGTGGGTGATCTCCTCGCCGGTGTGCAGCTTGCGGATCACCTCGACGGCCTCCTCCAGCATCTCCAGCCGCCGCGACCCGGGCGGCCACGGGTCGCCGAAGATGTGCTCGTTGAGCGCCTCCCCGGAACCGACACCGAGGACGAACCGGCCCTCGCACTGCACGGCCGCCGTCGCCGCGGCCTGCGCGATGATCGCCGGGTGGATCCGCACCGTCGGGCACGTGACCGCGGTCGTGATGGGCAGCGACACGGCCTGGGACAGGGCACCGACCACCGACCAGACGAACGGGCTGTTGCCCTGCTCGCCGGTCCACGGGTGGAAGTGGTCGGAGATCCACAACCGCTCGAACCCGGCCTGCTCCGCCTTCTTCGCCTGCTCCACCAGCTCGCGGGGCCCGTGCTCCTCGCTGGACAGGAAATAGCCGACACTCACCATGTGCCGGGACTACCCACACCGCTCACCGCTCACGCACCTTCGCCAACGGCTCGAAGCCGGACATCATCAGGACCCGGCGCACGGGTGATTCGGGTGCCACGATCAGGTCCAGACCCATCTGCAGCACCTTCAGCCGCCCGGCGAGCGTGAACAGCACCCGCAGACCGGAACTGTCCAGATAGGTCACCTCGGTGAGGTCGATCGAGACGTGGGACGCGTCGTTGCCGATGGCGGAGAAAACCTGTTCCTGAACGAGGTCGGCGTTGGCGAGGTCGATCTCGCCGCGGACCGTCAGCAGCACGTGCCCGCCGTCGTTCTCCGCGTCGATGGTCGCCGTGGTCATTGCGCTTGCCCGTCCACGATCGTCCGGCGAATCATGACCTCCGTCCCCTGGGGCCGATGGTCGATGCGGACCTCGTCCCCACAGCGGTGCATCAACAGTGTTCCCCGGCCGCGGTTCTCGCCCCGCGGGGGCCGCCAGCGGCCCTCGTCGCACACCCTAGCGATCACATCGGACCCGTGCAGTTCGAGCCGGACGCGGACCACGCCGCCGGCCGGCCCGTAGGCGTGCTCGACCGCGTTCGAGGTGGCCTCGCCGACCGCGACCAGCAGGTCGGACGTGGCGTCCGGGCTCGCCCCGATGAGGTTCAGCCACCGCCGCATCGCGGAGCGGACCTCCTTCAGCGACTCGGGTACCGCGGGCACGGCGAGGTCCAGCGGGCCGACCTCGCTGCCGTCCTGGCGGCGCACGGCGAGCAGCGCGACGTCGTCGTCCGGGTTGTCCTCGCCGATCATCGCGCCCATCACGTCGGCGCAGACATCGGTGACCGGTACCGGGCGCACGGCCGCGCACAGGCGGTCGAGCCCCTCGTCGAGCGGGACACCGCGTCGTTCGACGAGGCCGTCGGTGTAGAAGCAGACGACCGAGCCGGGCGGGATGTCCACCACGCTCACCCGGCGCCGCACGTCCCGCAACGCCCCGATCGGCGGGTCGACGGCGACGTCCAGCAGCCGGGCCGGTTCCCCGACCCGGCCCTGGACCGGCACCAGGTGACCGGCCGACGACACGTGCAGCCGCTCGAAGTTCGGCTCCACCACCGCGTAGAGCACGGTCGCCATCATGCCCGGCTCGAAGTGCTGCATCTTGCGGTCGAGGTTGACGAGCACCTCGGCCGGGTCGCCGCCTTCCAGCGCGAACGCCCGCAGCGCACTGCGCATCCGGCCCATCACGATCGCGGCCGGCAGGCCGTGCCCGACGACGTCACCGATCACCACGCCGAGCCAGTTGTTCGGCAACAGGAACACGTCGTACCAGTCACCGGCGATCGCACCCTGGTCGCCGGGCACGTAGCGGGCGGCGAGCTCGAGCCCCGGGACGACCGGCAGCTTGCTCGGCAGCAGGCTGCGCTGCAGCTCGGCCGCCGCGGCCCGCTCGGCCTGCGACCGCTGGGCGTGCGCGGCCAGCGCGATCCGGTCGGCGGCCAGCTGGAGCAGCTCGACGTCCTCCGGGGTGAACTCGCGCTTGCTCAGCGTCCCGACGTGCAGCACACCC
The sequence above is a segment of the Amycolatopsis viridis genome. Coding sequences within it:
- a CDS encoding STAS domain-containing protein; translation: MTTATIDAENDGGHVLLTVRGEIDLANADLVQEQVFSAIGNDASHVSIDLTEVTYLDSSGLRVLFTLAGRLKVLQMGLDLIVAPESPVRRVLMMSGFEPLAKVRER
- a CDS encoding ATP-binding SpoIIE family protein phosphatase produces the protein MSTSASTRLQAEQKLQRIGLVSDSALAHLAAEDLLTELLDRVRQVLHTDTAAVLLLEPGGRELLAVAARGIETEVAQGVRVPVGKGFAGQVVARREPVQLRRVDSTTVVNRLLWEKGIQTLLGVPLLVGGEPLGVLHVGTLSKREFTPEDVELLQLAADRIALAAHAQRSQAERAAAAELQRSLLPSKLPVVPGLELAARYVPGDQGAIAGDWYDVFLLPNNWLGVVIGDVVGHGLPAAIVMGRMRSALRAFALEGGDPAEVLVNLDRKMQHFEPGMMATVLYAVVEPNFERLHVSSAGHLVPVQGRVGEPARLLDVAVDPPIGALRDVRRRVSVVDIPPGSVVCFYTDGLVERRGVPLDEGLDRLCAAVRPVPVTDVCADVMGAMIGEDNPDDDVALLAVRRQDGSEVGPLDLAVPAVPESLKEVRSAMRRWLNLIGASPDATSDLLVAVGEATSNAVEHAYGPAGGVVRVRLELHGSDVIARVCDEGRWRPPRGENRGRGTLLMHRCGDEVRIDHRPQGTEVMIRRTIVDGQAQ
- a CDS encoding TIGR03557 family F420-dependent LLM class oxidoreductase, with product MVSVGYFLSSEEHGPRELVEQAKKAEQAGFERLWISDHFHPWTGEQGNSPFVWSVVGALSQAVSLPITTAVTCPTVRIHPAIIAQAAATAAVQCEGRFVLGVGSGEALNEHIFGDPWPPGSRRLEMLEEAVEVIRKLHTGEEITHYGKHYTVEQARIYTLPEQPVPIYVSAFGPKIARRIAKIADGFATVMPDGELVHSYREAGGRGPVQGGFKVCWADSADQARETAHRLWASDLLPGSLGRILPTPRDFEQAVPVVTEEQVAGQIPCGPDADAHAQAVRQFADAGFDEVYVSQIGPEQDKFFDAWSSKVLPQLKG